The proteins below are encoded in one region of Paenibacillus sp.:
- a CDS encoding sugar ABC transporter permease gives MSLKTFIGTSANASTKTANRPNPLYRKQMMVGYMLLVPALILFAVFFGFALFESIRYSLLDWDGVGKQSFIGLNNYVEMLRDSVFWKSFFNNWAYALGIVVLGVFPGLLLAYLLSLPGIRGRTFFRTVYFFPRIVSAVIYGVVWKWIYDPRNGLLLMLLDALGIDASNFAMLGNPKTAMIGIIITGGWTYFGFCMVIFLAALMGNDTQLKESALIDGANKFQIFFKIVLPQIAPVFNALIIFTIIDSFKVYDLVLVLTAGGPNDATQIMTYYIFKQAFTFDRFGYGSATAIMLGIFMVIFTVVYNRFLNKEEA, from the coding sequence ATGTCCTTAAAGACTTTCATCGGTACCTCGGCGAACGCTTCGACGAAAACCGCGAATCGCCCCAACCCGTTATACCGAAAGCAAATGATGGTTGGGTATATGCTTTTGGTGCCTGCGTTGATCCTGTTTGCCGTTTTCTTCGGATTCGCTTTGTTCGAATCGATTCGCTACAGCTTACTCGATTGGGATGGCGTGGGGAAGCAGTCGTTCATCGGTCTAAACAATTACGTGGAGATGCTTCGGGACAGCGTGTTTTGGAAATCGTTCTTTAACAACTGGGCTTACGCCCTCGGCATTGTCGTCCTAGGCGTGTTTCCGGGTCTGCTGCTCGCGTACCTGCTTTCCTTGCCGGGAATCAGAGGTCGTACGTTTTTCCGTACCGTATATTTCTTCCCGCGCATCGTCTCGGCCGTCATATACGGGGTCGTGTGGAAATGGATTTACGATCCGCGGAACGGTCTGCTGCTTATGCTGTTAGACGCACTGGGAATCGACGCTTCGAATTTTGCCATGCTGGGCAATCCCAAGACGGCGATGATCGGGATTATCATTACCGGCGGATGGACATATTTCGGGTTTTGTATGGTCATCTTCCTTGCGGCGCTGATGGGCAACGATACGCAGTTGAAGGAATCGGCATTAATTGACGGCGCGAACAAATTTCAAATATTTTTCAAGATCGTCCTCCCGCAAATCGCCCCGGTTTTCAATGCCCTAATCATATTTACGATCATCGACTCCTTCAAGGTGTACGACCTTGTGCTCGTCCTGACCGCCGGAGGTCCCAACGATGCGACGCAAATTATGACCTACTATATTTTTAAGCAGGCGTTTACGTTCGACCGATTCGGCTACGGCTCTGCGACAGCCATTATGCTCGGCATCTTTATGGTGATCTTTACGGTTGTGTACAATCGGTTCTTAAATAAGGAGGAGGCGTAG
- a CDS encoding HEAT repeat domain-containing protein: MSQDFGGVGRRHLQNDSYGIAAFCFYRAIQENPANAGAWNGLSLALSLMRREHDTQTMLARYALQPQLPYDKQMIPIAFMMFRNSPPAMAGWARATTGRSGVNPQERQSFLKMADDIEASYRNLVEERGEETLKRQGMLTLEEFAARTIELDLILKGGADSLFAQAEAWVKDENMVLTAVRMLCLLPDPRSERLLRRVCRDEEVPGKIRTHALLALRWLGVRGNVRLQKMGESFVINLDDPKPELTISVPAAYKPALDRMLLWMAKETGTVTAEEYEQFASTEDKELPEPLAEKIKEADLPGLLQEVVHTVIRNAYDHYYPLVPGIRGYRSWGNAFLIIMKEYVEASGETWKYGELEQDDTAVLHRNWLLSATPDFHEQIAAARKNG; encoded by the coding sequence ATGAGCCAAGACTTCGGCGGGGTCGGCCGCCGTCACCTGCAGAACGATTCTTATGGAATAGCAGCCTTTTGTTTTTACCGAGCGATTCAGGAAAACCCTGCGAACGCGGGGGCCTGGAACGGTTTATCTCTTGCGCTGAGCCTCATGCGCAGAGAGCATGACACGCAGACGATGTTGGCCAGGTATGCGCTGCAGCCGCAGCTGCCGTACGACAAGCAGATGATTCCGATCGCATTCATGATGTTCCGAAACAGCCCGCCGGCGATGGCCGGATGGGCGCGCGCCACCACCGGCCGTTCCGGAGTGAATCCGCAGGAACGTCAGTCGTTCCTGAAAATGGCGGACGATATCGAAGCTTCGTATCGCAACTTGGTGGAGGAGCGCGGGGAAGAGACGTTGAAACGCCAAGGGATGCTTACGCTCGAGGAGTTCGCTGCAAGGACCATCGAGCTGGACTTGATCCTCAAGGGGGGAGCGGATTCGCTGTTCGCGCAGGCGGAGGCCTGGGTCAAGGACGAGAATATGGTACTGACCGCCGTCCGCATGCTCTGCCTGCTCCCCGACCCGCGCAGCGAGCGACTTTTGCGCAGGGTATGCCGGGACGAGGAGGTCCCCGGGAAAATTAGAACGCATGCGCTGCTCGCGTTGAGATGGCTGGGCGTACGGGGGAATGTTCGCCTTCAGAAGATGGGCGAGTCGTTCGTCATTAATTTGGACGACCCGAAGCCGGAGCTTACGATCTCGGTCCCTGCCGCGTACAAGCCCGCTCTAGACCGGATGCTCCTGTGGATGGCGAAGGAAACGGGCACGGTAACCGCGGAGGAGTACGAACAGTTCGCCTCGACCGAAGACAAGGAGCTGCCGGAGCCGCTGGCCGAGAAAATCAAAGAAGCAGATCTCCCCGGTCTTCTCCAAGAAGTCGTGCATACCGTCATCCGGAACGCCTACGATCATTATTACCCGTTGGTTCCCGGAATTCGAGGGTATCGCTCTTGGGGCAATGCGTTCCTGATTATTATGAAAGAATACGTCGAAGCTTCGGGCGAAACTTGGAAATACGGCGAGCTGGAGCAGGACGATACGGCCGTGCTGCACCGAAACTGGCTGCTGAGCGCTACGCCGGATTTCCACGAACAAATCGCCGCCGCCAGAAAAAACGGCTGA
- a CDS encoding ADP-ribosylglycohydrolase family protein, with the protein MKLQHLKYPDLPNFHELTDALLRYSRLAAEFGYDQEAGDIIRRIEETLQSGIETFAKIVENPRPDENEPEDWASILAQRPQGRHRLTEKLPEDYAERFLGAFIGRGAGCALGGALEFRGVQEMEDWARYCGDAYPLTDYWSMVKNPYQHRYILGTSEQLTKAYMDSIPVDDDFAYTLIGLLTLEKYGPNFTQQQMADLWKEKFPLQAANGSWGAYWGERKMLQNLHAGMPLEKAGYANNPNVQSIAAWTRADTWGYVAPGWPEKAAELAYRDASVNHRRNGVYGSMFFAASIAAAFAVDDPVEALHLGLQEIPQDSLFAEAIRWAFSVAPEIKSYKDGAAAVRERYAGMFEGHAINNALFVVFGIHIGGKDFTKVIGETIAMGMDNDCTGATAGSIVGAVIGKKNIPEHWYKPFNNRMHNYLNGGPEYVDFDDLLTRYTAQAKQIM; encoded by the coding sequence ATGAAGCTTCAGCATTTGAAGTACCCCGATCTGCCCAATTTCCATGAATTAACCGATGCGCTGCTGCGATATTCGAGACTTGCGGCCGAATTTGGCTATGACCAAGAAGCGGGAGATATTATCCGGCGAATCGAAGAGACGCTCCAAAGCGGAATCGAAACGTTCGCCAAAATCGTAGAAAATCCCCGACCGGACGAGAACGAACCGGAAGATTGGGCGTCGATTCTCGCTCAGCGGCCTCAAGGCCGGCATCGTTTGACGGAGAAGCTGCCGGAGGATTACGCGGAGCGCTTCCTAGGCGCCTTCATCGGGCGAGGAGCGGGCTGCGCGCTCGGAGGCGCGCTGGAGTTCCGCGGCGTGCAAGAGATGGAAGACTGGGCGCGTTATTGCGGCGACGCGTATCCTCTTACCGATTATTGGAGTATGGTGAAAAATCCTTATCAGCATCGTTACATACTTGGAACTAGCGAGCAATTGACCAAGGCCTATATGGACAGTATTCCGGTAGACGATGATTTCGCCTACACGTTGATCGGCTTATTGACTTTGGAGAAATACGGCCCGAATTTTACACAACAACAAATGGCCGATCTTTGGAAAGAAAAGTTCCCGCTGCAGGCTGCGAACGGAAGCTGGGGCGCTTATTGGGGAGAAAGAAAAATGCTTCAAAATCTGCATGCGGGGATGCCATTGGAAAAAGCCGGCTATGCGAATAATCCGAACGTCCAGTCGATCGCGGCGTGGACCAGAGCCGATACTTGGGGCTACGTGGCTCCCGGTTGGCCGGAGAAGGCGGCCGAATTGGCCTATCGAGACGCCTCCGTCAATCATAGAAGGAACGGCGTATACGGCAGCATGTTTTTCGCGGCTTCCATCGCGGCGGCGTTCGCCGTGGATGACCCGGTCGAAGCGCTCCATCTCGGCTTACAAGAAATTCCTCAGGACTCCCTCTTCGCCGAAGCAATCCGTTGGGCCTTCAGCGTCGCGCCGGAAATTAAATCCTACAAAGACGGCGCCGCCGCCGTTCGCGAACGTTACGCGGGAATGTTCGAGGGGCATGCGATCAACAACGCGCTCTTCGTCGTCTTCGGCATCCATATCGGCGGCAAAGACTTCACCAAAGTGATCGGCGAGACGATCGCCATGGGGATGGATAACGACTGCACGGGCGCTACGGCAGGAAGCATCGTGGGGGCGGTGATCGGCAAGAAAAACATTCCGGAGCATTGGTATAAACCATTTAACAACCGGATGCACAACTACTTGAACGGAGGACCGGAATACGTCGACTTCGACGACCTGCTGACTCGTTACACAGCGCAAGCGAAGCAGATTATGTAG
- a CDS encoding AraC family transcriptional regulator: protein MEVIEFDHFSSFYIDAAGVLRKNKPWLHPTRNWDIVVLAYMDKGSMVLYEDGAELNITDQTFYVLFPNRTHYATAVSSGQLQLPWIHLIYHRKKPKTVSHMPLVYSSEIPFSEESYGKIYIPSFWKVQNPEYVKSKFLEAYQLQSKKDPYSHSRAILTVMEILMHLSTEYSAALRSGQFDRNRTYLLTKKMVEYIGANWQLNPTVEQLADVMGITPGYLIRTFKANLGMTPLRYMTFLRIDKAKELLSQSELSIKQITAEIGLDDPYYFSRLFKKQTGMTPTEFRLKSYQD, encoded by the coding sequence ATGGAGGTTATCGAGTTCGACCATTTCTCTTCCTTTTACATTGACGCCGCCGGCGTCTTGAGGAAAAACAAGCCCTGGCTGCATCCGACCCGCAATTGGGATATCGTCGTACTCGCCTATATGGACAAAGGTTCCATGGTGCTGTATGAGGACGGCGCGGAATTAAACATTACGGATCAAACGTTTTACGTTCTTTTCCCCAATCGCACGCATTACGCGACCGCCGTATCTTCCGGCCAGCTGCAGCTGCCGTGGATCCATTTGATCTATCATCGCAAAAAGCCGAAAACGGTCAGCCATATGCCTCTTGTCTACTCCTCCGAAATTCCCTTCAGCGAAGAGTCGTACGGGAAAATTTACATTCCTTCGTTTTGGAAGGTCCAAAACCCGGAATACGTAAAATCGAAATTTCTGGAAGCGTATCAGCTGCAATCCAAGAAAGATCCGTATTCGCACAGCCGCGCGATTTTGACGGTGATGGAGATATTGATGCACCTGTCGACCGAATATTCCGCGGCGCTGCGCAGCGGCCAGTTCGACCGGAACCGAACTTACCTTCTCACCAAAAAAATGGTGGAATACATCGGCGCCAATTGGCAGCTCAACCCCACCGTAGAGCAGCTCGCCGACGTCATGGGTATTACCCCCGGGTACTTGATTCGGACGTTCAAAGCGAATTTGGGAATGACGCCGCTTCGGTATATGACTTTCTTAAGGATCGACAAAGCGAAGGAGCTGCTGTCCCAATCCGAACTGTCCATAAAACAGATTACCGCTGAAATCGGATTGGATGACCCCTATTACTTCAGCCGCTTATTTAAAAAGCAGACCGGCATGACGCCGACGGAATTCCGGCTGAAATCTTATCAGGATTAA
- a CDS encoding glycoside hydrolase family 88 protein, with product MMKMASPDWRADWTQEAWDRIAAKISVTSERIGDRFPHASVNGRYTLEPSHWWTAGFWPGLLWLLYRDTKEDKFRAIAESCEAQLDQVVMDYYKLDHDIGFMWTLTSVARYKLTGAEDAKRRALLAANLLAARFNAKGRFIRAWNPWKPGENNSGWAIIDCMMNLPLLHWASSVTGDPRFAHIAAAHADTVLEHFIRPDGSVRHIVIFDPGTGERVGYHGGQGYSADSAWSRGAAWALYGMALSYMNAGDERHLEAAERVARFFLASLPADSVPHWDFRLPEDAPKYRDSSAGAIAACGLLLLAKHVEGERSEGYRSAAARMLHSLYTNYGAWDRDEEGLVLSGTSHVPEGKNIDVPLIYGDYYFAEGLSQLLGHGELFW from the coding sequence ATGATGAAGATGGCTTCTCCGGATTGGCGTGCAGACTGGACGCAGGAAGCTTGGGATCGCATTGCGGCGAAAATATCCGTCACCAGCGAGCGCATAGGGGATCGCTTCCCGCACGCCAGCGTGAATGGACGGTATACGTTGGAGCCGTCGCATTGGTGGACGGCCGGATTTTGGCCAGGACTTCTATGGCTGTTGTACCGCGACACCAAAGAAGACAAGTTCCGTGCGATCGCCGAATCGTGCGAAGCGCAGCTCGATCAAGTCGTTATGGATTATTACAAATTAGACCATGATATCGGCTTTATGTGGACGCTGACCAGCGTCGCGCGTTACAAGCTGACGGGGGCCGAGGATGCCAAGCGCCGCGCGCTTCTCGCCGCCAATTTGCTGGCCGCGCGGTTTAATGCGAAGGGCCGATTCATCCGGGCGTGGAACCCTTGGAAGCCGGGCGAGAACAACTCGGGCTGGGCCATCATCGACTGCATGATGAATTTGCCGCTGCTCCATTGGGCCTCATCCGTTACCGGCGACCCGCGGTTTGCGCATATCGCGGCCGCGCATGCGGATACGGTGCTGGAGCATTTCATCCGCCCGGACGGTTCGGTCCGGCATATCGTCATCTTCGATCCGGGTACCGGCGAAAGAGTCGGCTATCACGGAGGGCAGGGCTATTCCGCGGACTCGGCATGGTCCCGCGGCGCCGCTTGGGCGCTGTACGGCATGGCATTGAGTTACATGAATGCGGGCGACGAACGGCATCTCGAGGCGGCTGAGCGGGTGGCGCGTTTCTTCCTGGCCAGCCTCCCGGCGGATAGCGTGCCGCATTGGGATTTCCGCCTCCCGGAGGACGCGCCGAAATACAGGGATTCGTCGGCCGGCGCCATCGCCGCCTGCGGCTTGTTGCTGTTGGCGAAGCATGTCGAGGGCGAGCGATCCGAGGGGTACCGGTCTGCGGCAGCGCGGATGCTTCATTCTTTATATACGAACTACGGCGCATGGGATCGTGACGAGGAAGGTCTGGTGCTGAGCGGCACAAGCCACGTGCCGGAGGGCAAAAATATCGACGTGCCGCTAATCTACGGGGACTATTATTTCGCGGAAGGGCTCTCGCAGTTGTTGGGACACGGCGAATTGTTTTGGTAG
- a CDS encoding ABC transporter substrate-binding protein, translated as MKKRMGLLLLISMFVTLIVSGCSGGSTSAGGEETITLTVWDTFTGDAQKNASAAINKAFEAAHPNVKINQVSKTPDALDQTLKAAFMSGTAPDVIYNEAGIGAAGDYVKADHLLNLSDAFDSYGWNEDLVPVAKSIPTVGEITFAVGNELETMSLYYNQDIFDKLGLKAPESIEELTASFEVIKNAGYYPLANTLDTKWWNNMNFVGTILYSYMTKEEITAVMDTDASWDLPSVRSAVATIQLWLEKGYFPPSPEVDGDQENLFGTQKAAAWVVGNWEVAFLENTVKDTFKTAIVPFPGSETNPDGGAQVNFAGGGYWVYAKTKHQQAALDYIDFNLTDAEAVKIWTEQGKQIPSYAKESNADVSEYTKTIQNYLKDPALNNMPGINMWVGSHTFDFFSKAGQQLAIKALNADSFISTLESARNKDIAAGNTKGSFNK; from the coding sequence TTGAAAAAGAGAATGGGATTGCTCCTGCTGATCTCAATGTTTGTGACTCTTATCGTTTCCGGTTGCAGCGGAGGATCGACATCGGCTGGCGGAGAAGAAACGATTACGCTGACGGTGTGGGATACGTTCACCGGCGACGCGCAGAAGAATGCCAGCGCCGCCATTAACAAAGCGTTCGAAGCGGCTCACCCGAATGTGAAAATCAATCAGGTTTCCAAGACCCCCGATGCGCTGGACCAAACGCTGAAGGCGGCCTTCATGTCCGGAACCGCTCCCGATGTCATCTACAACGAAGCGGGAATCGGGGCCGCAGGCGATTACGTGAAAGCGGATCACCTGCTGAACCTGTCCGATGCATTCGATTCCTACGGCTGGAACGAGGACCTTGTACCGGTGGCGAAATCCATTCCGACGGTCGGAGAGATCACTTTTGCGGTCGGGAACGAGCTCGAGACCATGAGCCTATATTACAACCAGGATATTTTCGACAAGCTCGGTCTCAAGGCGCCTGAGAGCATCGAAGAATTGACCGCCTCCTTCGAAGTCATTAAGAACGCCGGTTATTATCCTTTAGCAAACACGTTGGATACCAAATGGTGGAACAACATGAATTTTGTCGGAACGATTCTTTACTCGTATATGACGAAAGAGGAAATCACCGCCGTTATGGACACAGACGCTTCTTGGGACCTGCCTTCCGTGCGCAGCGCGGTGGCAACGATTCAGCTATGGTTGGAAAAGGGGTATTTCCCGCCGAGCCCGGAAGTCGACGGCGACCAAGAAAACCTGTTCGGGACGCAGAAGGCGGCTGCTTGGGTCGTCGGCAACTGGGAAGTCGCTTTTCTCGAAAATACCGTCAAAGACACCTTTAAAACAGCGATCGTGCCCTTCCCGGGATCGGAAACGAATCCGGACGGCGGCGCTCAGGTGAACTTCGCCGGAGGCGGCTATTGGGTGTACGCGAAGACGAAACACCAGCAAGCTGCGCTCGATTACATCGATTTCAATTTGACCGACGCCGAAGCGGTGAAGATTTGGACGGAGCAAGGGAAGCAGATCCCTTCCTACGCGAAGGAGTCGAACGCGGATGTCTCCGAATACACAAAGACGATCCAAAATTACCTGAAAGATCCCGCATTGAACAATATGCCCGGCATTAATATGTGGGTCGGATCGCATACCTTCGACTTCTTCTCGAAGGCGGGACAGCAGCTGGCAATCAAAGCCTTGAATGCGGATTCGTTTATATCGACGCTTGAAAGCGCTCGCAACAAGGATATCGCCGCGGGGAATACCAAGGGATCGTTCAATAAATAA
- a CDS encoding DUF2264 domain-containing protein, whose translation MHRWTLPIQQNPLRTREDVQLAVEQLCRPLLPYVTPGKTRVRLGATSSGCPDHTSELEGFSRLLWGLVPHAAGGADSELWETIRQGIRNGTDPEHEEYWGDAEDYDQKLVEMAAMGFALAHAPGNVWTPLSERERERFARWLRQINEKSLHDCNWLLFRVLVNLGFKRVGLPWDREAMNRCLDRIDDMYLSDGWYADGVKGHCDYYGAFAIHYCGLIYAVLMETEDPDRARLYKERAAIFAKSFIHWFAADGSALPYGRSLTYRFSQSAFWSALAYAGVEPFPMGVIKGIVLRNLRWWVRQPIFQADGTLTIGYTYPNLIMAENYNAPGSPYWALKAFLPLALPPEHPFWQAEELPLPPLPESVVQREPGMIVRRQGDRDHVAVFNAGHEATNDHTHAAAKYEKFVYSNAFGFSVPRAEWGLAQGAFDSMLALSEGDNLYRAKRIAKERHVRDNMIYIKWEPWRDVEVQTWLIVGTPWHVRLHCIRSERELHLADGGFALGIEDRASTAAAQPGVAAISPHGASGIVPLLGGEAKLVYPQANTNLIHARTVIPTVMTKIDPGIHWLASAVYGQPGGEDCLTEWSRVPVLRAEGNEWVVKMSPSASEVRVP comes from the coding sequence ATGCATCGATGGACGTTGCCGATTCAACAAAATCCGCTGCGGACGAGAGAGGATGTTCAGCTTGCGGTCGAGCAGCTATGCCGGCCGCTGCTGCCGTACGTTACGCCGGGCAAGACGAGAGTGCGGCTCGGGGCGACGAGTTCAGGCTGTCCGGATCATACTTCCGAATTGGAAGGTTTCTCGAGACTGCTGTGGGGACTCGTTCCGCATGCCGCCGGCGGCGCGGACAGCGAGCTGTGGGAAACTATCCGGCAGGGCATTAGGAACGGAACCGATCCCGAACACGAGGAATATTGGGGGGATGCGGAGGATTACGATCAAAAACTGGTCGAAATGGCCGCCATGGGGTTTGCGCTGGCGCACGCGCCCGGGAACGTATGGACGCCGCTGAGCGAACGGGAACGGGAGCGCTTCGCGCGATGGCTTCGTCAAATCAACGAAAAATCGCTCCACGACTGCAACTGGCTGCTGTTCCGCGTCCTTGTGAATTTAGGTTTTAAGCGGGTAGGTCTCCCTTGGGATCGGGAAGCGATGAATCGTTGCCTGGATCGAATCGACGACATGTATTTGTCGGACGGGTGGTACGCGGACGGGGTGAAGGGTCACTGCGATTATTACGGCGCATTCGCAATCCATTATTGCGGGTTGATTTATGCAGTGCTAATGGAAACCGAGGATCCGGACCGCGCCCGGTTATATAAGGAAAGGGCGGCGATCTTCGCGAAGTCGTTCATCCATTGGTTCGCCGCGGACGGGAGCGCTTTGCCCTATGGGCGAAGTCTTACGTACCGGTTTTCCCAATCGGCGTTCTGGAGCGCTTTGGCTTACGCGGGCGTGGAGCCGTTCCCGATGGGCGTGATCAAGGGAATCGTTCTGCGCAATTTGCGCTGGTGGGTGCGGCAGCCGATCTTCCAAGCGGACGGCACCCTGACGATCGGATATACGTATCCGAACCTGATTATGGCCGAGAATTATAATGCTCCCGGTTCGCCGTATTGGGCGTTGAAGGCATTCTTGCCGCTGGCGCTCCCGCCGGAGCATCCGTTCTGGCAGGCGGAGGAGCTGCCGCTGCCCCCATTGCCCGAATCCGTCGTTCAACGCGAGCCTGGCATGATCGTTCGCCGGCAAGGCGACCGGGATCACGTAGCGGTATTCAACGCAGGCCACGAAGCGACGAACGATCATACGCATGCGGCCGCGAAGTACGAGAAATTCGTCTACTCGAACGCTTTCGGCTTCAGCGTGCCTCGCGCGGAATGGGGCCTCGCGCAGGGTGCTTTCGATTCGATGCTAGCGCTCAGCGAAGGCGATAATTTATACCGGGCGAAAAGAATTGCGAAAGAGCGGCACGTCCGCGACAATATGATCTACATCAAGTGGGAGCCGTGGCGCGACGTCGAAGTTCAAACCTGGCTGATCGTCGGAACGCCTTGGCATGTTCGCCTGCACTGCATCCGCTCGGAGCGGGAGCTGCACCTCGCCGACGGGGGCTTCGCGCTCGGCATCGAGGACCGCGCCTCGACGGCGGCGGCGCAGCCCGGGGTCGCAGCGATATCCCCGCACGGCGCGAGCGGGATCGTCCCGCTGCTTGGCGGCGAAGCGAAGCTGGTGTATCCGCAGGCCAACACGAATTTGATCCACGCCCGGACGGTCATTCCGACGGTCATGACAAAGATCGATCCTGGGATTCACTGGCTGGCAAGCGCGGTTTACGGTCAGCCCGGCGGCGAGGACTGCTTGACGGAGTGGAGCCGCGTTCCCGTCCTTCGGGCCGAAGGGAACGAATGGGTCGTGAAAATGAGTCCTTCCGCGTCTGAAGTGAGAGTGCCGTAA
- a CDS encoding heparinase II/III domain-containing protein, which produces MHYAEVKRALRNGDAAGAFGDRLFSEARDERKWNELRTSSAYRPWIEDVRAEGERLVTEPIEALTFSAYKLFDTKGSRIEFERQYFSRRKRLSVLAFLALLDGEPKWLEAVEDAIWAICDEYAWALPAHLGGTSLLPPEAKRHRCTIDLFAAETAFALAEIVSLLRERLSAAVAHRAENEIRERVLEPYCALGSAFWWETADNNWASVCAASVGASALYLIPNADELAPIVHRLLGTFDSYLEGFGDDGACTEGVGYWMYGFGFYMYFAELLRQRTAGTIDLMSHEKAKPIALFHEACYLSGMFTVPFSDCETTARYSPGLIHALKRRFPDVHVPPYAQRSDIASDPIGRWGPFIRDFVWSEAAWQGEDWPDATYVLPDAQWFVARMTSDGSRLALAAKGGHNGEPHNHNDIGSFVLHIDGESLLCDLGSGEYTKGYFGEERFSYLCNGSQGHSVPIVEGCFQGTGDSFRAQILRVEEGERHRSFAVDLTKAYDVPKLVSLVREFTVRLERNFVLDIEDAYEFRTAPSSVTSRWITLYEPRFIDGIVQIEGEQSGVRIAFDDEAWRPVARRFEFVNKHSERVTVYAIDLGLRQPAARLSFTMHARFECYKLKKKG; this is translated from the coding sequence TTGCATTACGCAGAAGTAAAACGCGCGCTGCGCAACGGCGATGCCGCCGGAGCGTTCGGCGACCGGTTGTTTTCGGAAGCTCGAGACGAGCGGAAATGGAACGAGCTGAGAACGTCGTCCGCGTATCGCCCATGGATCGAGGACGTGCGAGCGGAAGGGGAACGGCTCGTAACGGAGCCGATCGAGGCGTTGACGTTCTCCGCCTATAAGCTTTTCGACACGAAGGGCTCTCGCATCGAGTTCGAGCGGCAGTATTTCTCGCGCCGGAAGCGGCTGTCCGTCTTGGCGTTCCTGGCTTTGCTCGACGGGGAACCGAAGTGGCTGGAAGCCGTCGAAGATGCGATCTGGGCGATCTGCGACGAATATGCGTGGGCGCTTCCGGCGCATTTGGGAGGTACGTCGCTGCTGCCCCCGGAAGCGAAGCGGCATCGGTGTACGATCGATTTGTTCGCAGCGGAAACCGCCTTCGCTTTGGCGGAAATCGTTTCTCTATTAAGAGAACGGTTGAGCGCCGCGGTCGCGCACCGGGCCGAGAACGAAATTCGAGAGCGCGTATTAGAGCCGTACTGCGCTTTGGGCTCCGCGTTCTGGTGGGAAACGGCGGACAACAACTGGGCGAGCGTCTGCGCGGCCTCCGTCGGCGCTTCGGCGTTATACTTGATCCCGAACGCGGACGAACTGGCCCCGATCGTGCACAGACTCCTCGGCACGTTCGACAGCTATTTGGAAGGATTCGGCGACGACGGCGCCTGCACGGAAGGCGTAGGCTACTGGATGTACGGGTTCGGGTTTTATATGTACTTTGCCGAGCTGCTGAGACAACGCACGGCGGGTACGATCGATCTGATGAGCCATGAGAAGGCGAAGCCGATCGCGCTGTTCCATGAGGCTTGTTACTTAAGCGGCATGTTCACGGTTCCTTTCTCCGACTGCGAAACGACGGCTCGATATTCCCCCGGGCTGATCCATGCATTAAAGCGAAGGTTCCCGGACGTGCACGTGCCGCCTTACGCGCAACGCTCCGATATCGCATCCGATCCGATCGGCCGATGGGGGCCGTTCATTCGCGACTTCGTCTGGAGCGAAGCCGCTTGGCAGGGCGAGGATTGGCCCGACGCGACGTATGTTTTGCCGGACGCCCAGTGGTTCGTTGCGAGGATGACGTCGGACGGCTCGAGACTGGCTTTGGCCGCGAAAGGCGGGCATAACGGCGAGCCGCACAACCACAACGATATCGGCAGTTTCGTGCTGCATATCGACGGGGAGTCGTTGTTGTGCGACCTCGGTTCCGGCGAGTATACGAAAGGGTATTTCGGGGAGGAACGGTTCTCGTACTTATGCAACGGTTCGCAAGGACACTCCGTTCCGATCGTCGAAGGCTGCTTTCAAGGAACCGGCGACTCGTTTCGCGCGCAAATTCTCAGGGTCGAGGAAGGGGAGCGACACCGTTCGTTCGCCGTAGATTTGACGAAAGCATACGACGTTCCGAAATTGGTGTCGTTGGTGCGCGAGTTTACGGTTCGTCTGGAAAGAAATTTCGTCTTGGACATCGAGGACGCGTACGAGTTTCGAACGGCGCCGTCGAGCGTGACGAGCCGGTGGATCACGTTATATGAGCCGCGGTTCATCGACGGCATCGTGCAGATCGAAGGAGAACAAAGCGGCGTGCGGATCGCGTTCGACGACGAAGCGTGGCGGCCGGTCGCGCGGCGGTTCGAATTCGTGAACAAACACTCGGAGCGCGTTACCGTATATGCCATAGATTTAGGGCTCAGGCAGCCTGCCGCCCGGCTCTCTTTCACGATGCATGCGCGGTTCGAGTGCTATAAACTGAAGAAGAAAGGATGA